A region of Subdoligranulum variabile DNA encodes the following proteins:
- the purM gene encoding phosphoribosylformylglycinamidine cyclo-ligase, with product MEKSYSASYAAAGVDITAGYRSVELMKQYVARTMTENCIGGLGGFGGLFELDCSGMEHPVLISGTDGVGTKLRVAQYMNKHDTIGIDCVAMCVNDVICAGAKPLVFLDYIACGKNIPEKIAEIVKGVAEGCVQAGCSLVGGETAEHPGMMPEEEYDLAGFTVGVVDKSKILDNSTMQPGDVILALPSTGVHSNGFSLVRKIFDIDNHPEVLDKTFDDMDKTLGEALLAPTKIYVKPVLALMEQVTVKGVSHITGGGFYENIPRSLKKGCAARIAKADVRTPALFSVLAKEGNVPERDMFNTFNMGVGMTIVVAAEDADKALDILHTHGEEGAYRLGTIVEGDGVELV from the coding sequence ATGGAAAAAAGCTATTCTGCCAGCTACGCCGCTGCCGGCGTGGACATTACGGCCGGCTACCGCTCCGTCGAACTGATGAAGCAGTATGTGGCCCGCACGATGACCGAGAACTGCATCGGCGGTCTGGGCGGCTTCGGCGGCCTGTTTGAGCTGGACTGCTCCGGCATGGAGCATCCGGTCCTGATTTCCGGCACCGACGGTGTCGGCACCAAACTGCGCGTGGCCCAGTACATGAACAAGCACGATACCATCGGCATCGACTGCGTGGCCATGTGCGTCAATGACGTCATCTGCGCTGGTGCCAAACCGCTGGTGTTCCTGGACTACATCGCCTGCGGCAAGAATATCCCGGAAAAGATTGCAGAGATCGTCAAGGGCGTGGCCGAGGGCTGCGTCCAGGCCGGCTGCTCCCTGGTGGGCGGTGAGACCGCTGAACATCCCGGCATGATGCCTGAGGAAGAATACGATCTGGCCGGCTTTACCGTCGGCGTGGTGGACAAGAGCAAGATCCTCGACAACTCCACCATGCAGCCCGGCGACGTCATTCTGGCGCTGCCCTCCACCGGTGTGCACTCCAACGGTTTCTCGCTGGTGCGCAAGATCTTTGACATCGACAATCATCCCGAAGTGCTGGACAAGACCTTCGACGATATGGACAAGACCCTTGGTGAAGCTCTGCTGGCTCCTACCAAGATCTACGTCAAGCCGGTACTTGCCCTGATGGAGCAGGTCACTGTAAAAGGCGTATCCCACATCACCGGCGGCGGTTTCTATGAGAACATCCCCCGCAGCCTGAAGAAGGGTTGCGCTGCCCGCATCGCCAAGGCCGATGTGCGCACTCCTGCCCTCTTCAGCGTGCTTGCCAAGGAAGGCAACGTGCCCGAGCGCGACATGTTCAACACCTTCAACATGGGCGTCGGCATGACCATTGTGGTCGCCGCCGAGGACGCCGACAAGGCCCTCGACATCCTGCACACCCACGGTGAGGAAGGTGCTTACCGTCTGGGCACTATCGTGGAAGGCGACGGGGTGGAACTGGTATGA
- the purN gene encoding phosphoribosylglycinamide formyltransferase, translating into MKRVAVLVSGGGTNLQALLESEARGENPNGKIVLVVASKPGVYALERAANFGVESTVVARKEYADSEAFDTALLDTLQSHQIDVVVLAGFLSVLGPRVIEAYRNRILNVHPSLIPSFCGPGFYGLRVHEAALARGVKVTGATVHLVNEECDGGPILLQKAVAVQPGDTPEVLQKRVMVEAEWKLLPQALAMVCNDEV; encoded by the coding sequence ATGAAGCGTGTAGCTGTACTGGTTTCCGGCGGCGGCACCAACCTGCAGGCCCTGCTGGAAAGCGAAGCCCGCGGCGAAAATCCCAATGGCAAGATCGTGTTGGTGGTTGCCAGCAAACCCGGCGTTTACGCGCTGGAACGGGCCGCCAATTTCGGCGTGGAAAGCACAGTGGTGGCTCGCAAGGAATACGCCGACAGTGAGGCCTTCGACACGGCCCTGCTGGACACCCTGCAGAGCCATCAGATCGACGTTGTGGTGCTGGCCGGATTTCTTTCGGTGCTGGGTCCGCGCGTCATTGAGGCCTACCGCAACCGGATTCTGAACGTTCATCCCAGCCTGATCCCCAGCTTCTGCGGTCCCGGTTTTTACGGTCTGCGTGTGCACGAAGCGGCGCTGGCCCGGGGCGTGAAGGTAACCGGTGCCACCGTGCATCTGGTCAACGAGGAATGCGATGGCGGCCCCATCCTGCTGCAGAAAGCGGTAGCGGTGCAGCCCGGCGACACCCCCGAAGTGCTGCAGAAGCGCGTGATGGTGGAAGCCGAATGGAAACTGCTGCCGCAGGCTTTGGCTATGGTTTGCAACGACGAGGTGTAA
- a CDS encoding IMP cyclohydrolase, which translates to MKKNLYKYLAGNEYPGRGIVLGRTPDGEKAVIAYWIMGRSANSRNRVFEAIPGGIRTVAADPAKLEDPHLIIYNAVLTPRETTVVTNGDQTDTIVHFMNENLFPGYSFEAALATRTYEDDAPNFTPRISGVVDMRSGAYKLSIVKSCEGNAASVQRQTFDYPQPVAGEGHFISTYLKNGSPIPSYAGEPMRITIDENDGAEFAGKLWESLNEDNKVSLFVRTITLETGDYEDTILNKYNAVEGE; encoded by the coding sequence ATGAAGAAGAATCTGTACAAATATCTTGCCGGCAACGAGTACCCCGGCCGCGGCATTGTGCTGGGCCGTACCCCCGATGGTGAAAAGGCTGTAATTGCCTACTGGATCATGGGGCGCAGTGCCAACAGCCGCAACCGTGTATTCGAGGCGATCCCGGGCGGCATCCGCACCGTGGCGGCAGATCCTGCCAAACTGGAAGATCCCCATCTGATCATCTACAACGCGGTGCTTACCCCCCGGGAAACCACCGTCGTCACCAATGGTGATCAGACCGATACCATCGTCCATTTCATGAACGAGAATCTCTTCCCCGGCTACAGCTTTGAGGCTGCCCTGGCTACCCGCACCTATGAGGACGACGCCCCCAACTTCACGCCGCGCATCTCCGGTGTGGTGGATATGCGCAGCGGCGCTTACAAGCTGTCCATTGTCAAGAGCTGCGAGGGCAACGCCGCCAGTGTGCAGCGCCAGACCTTCGATTATCCCCAGCCGGTGGCGGGCGAGGGCCATTTCATCAGCACCTATCTGAAAAACGGCTCCCCCATTCCCAGCTATGCAGGCGAACCCATGCGGATCACCATCGACGAAAACGACGGTGCTGAATTTGCCGGCAAGCTGTGGGAGTCCCTCAACGAGGACAACAAGGTCAGCCTCTTTGTGCGTACCATCACGCTGGAGACCGGCGATTACGAAGATACCATTCTGAACAAATACAATGCGGTGGAGGGTGAATAA
- a CDS encoding phosphoribosylaminoimidazolecarboxamide formyltransferase yields the protein MKEFQLKYGTNPNQKPARIYMADGSELPVEILNGRPGYINFLDAFNSWQLVRDLKKALGMPAAASFKHVSPAGAAIGLPLDDTLRAMYHVAPDAELSPLACAYARARGADRMSSFGDWIALSDVCDLATAKLIQHEVSDGIIAPGYDADALEVLKSKKKGNYNIVAIDPDYEPAKLETRTVFGVTFEQGRQDLDISDATMLQNIVTENKEISAEQRRDLIISLIVLKYTQSNSVCYVQDGQTIGVGAGQQSRIHCTRLAGQKADNWQLRHMPKVLNLPFREDISKPNRDNAIDVYIGDTPEDVIGDDVWAETFTEQPAPLTAEEKRAWLDKVTGVSLGSDAFFPFGDNIERARRSGVTAIVQPGGSIRDQQVIDTCNRFGIAMAFCGIRLFHH from the coding sequence ATGAAAGAATTTCAGCTGAAATACGGCACCAACCCCAACCAGAAGCCCGCTCGCATTTACATGGCGGACGGCAGTGAACTTCCGGTCGAGATTCTGAACGGCCGTCCGGGCTACATTAATTTTCTGGACGCCTTCAACTCCTGGCAACTGGTGCGCGATCTGAAAAAGGCGCTGGGTATGCCTGCGGCGGCCAGCTTCAAGCATGTCTCCCCTGCCGGTGCTGCCATCGGCCTGCCGCTGGATGACACCCTGCGCGCCATGTACCATGTTGCTCCTGATGCGGAACTGAGCCCTCTGGCCTGCGCCTACGCCCGTGCCCGCGGTGCCGACCGCATGTCCAGCTTCGGCGACTGGATCGCACTTTCCGATGTCTGTGATCTGGCTACCGCCAAGCTCATCCAGCATGAGGTCAGCGACGGCATCATCGCTCCCGGCTACGACGCCGATGCCCTGGAAGTTCTCAAATCCAAGAAGAAGGGCAACTACAACATCGTGGCCATTGATCCCGACTACGAGCCCGCCAAGCTGGAGACCCGCACCGTATTCGGTGTAACCTTTGAGCAGGGCCGTCAGGATCTGGACATCTCCGACGCCACCATGCTGCAGAACATCGTCACCGAAAACAAGGAGATCAGCGCTGAACAGCGCCGGGATCTCATCATCAGCCTGATTGTGCTGAAATACACCCAGTCCAACAGCGTCTGCTACGTGCAGGACGGCCAGACCATCGGCGTGGGCGCCGGCCAGCAGAGCCGCATCCACTGCACCCGTCTGGCGGGCCAGAAAGCCGACAACTGGCAGCTGCGCCATATGCCCAAGGTGCTGAACCTGCCTTTCCGGGAGGACATCTCCAAGCCCAACCGCGACAATGCCATCGACGTTTACATCGGTGATACGCCGGAGGATGTGATCGGCGACGATGTCTGGGCTGAGACCTTCACCGAGCAGCCCGCTCCCCTCACCGCAGAGGAAAAGCGCGCCTGGCTGGATAAGGTCACCGGCGTTTCCCTGGGCAGTGATGCCTTCTTCCCCTTTGGCGACAACATCGAGCGCGCCCGCCGCAGCGGCGTGACCGCCATTGTACAGCCCGGTGGGTCCATCCGCGACCAGCAGGTCATTGATACCTGCAACCGTTTCGGTATTGCCATGGCTTTCTGCGGCATCCGGCTGTTCCATCATTAA
- the purD gene encoding phosphoribosylamine--glycine ligase encodes MKILVVGGGGREHAIIRALKQSPQCTEIWCAPGNGGISYDAHCKAIPATDVDAMVAFAKEEAFDYVVVAQDDPLALGMVDALAEVGIPAFGPDKAAARIEASKVFSKNLMQKYGIPTADYAVFDDPAKVIAYVEEKNKYPVVIKADGLALGKGVLICQNHEDVTEAVKEIMLDKKFGASGNHVVVEEFLTGPEVSVLSFCDGKTVKPMVSSMDHKRALDGDQGLNTGGMGTVAPNPYYTQEVADRCMKEIFLPTVAAMQAEGCPFKGCLYFGLMLTPNGPKVIEYNCRFGDPETQVVLPLLESDLLTIMQATTNGTLAETEVKFRNGAAACVILASGGYPLAYEKGKEITGLSEGQLPGCADVTVYHAGTALKDGKLVTNGGRVLGVTATADALPEALKKAYAASENIHFDKLHKRSDIGARALAAMQ; translated from the coding sequence ATGAAGATTCTCGTTGTTGGCGGCGGCGGGCGTGAACACGCCATCATCCGCGCGCTGAAACAAAGTCCCCAATGCACCGAGATCTGGTGCGCTCCCGGCAACGGCGGCATCAGCTACGATGCCCACTGCAAGGCCATTCCTGCCACGGATGTGGATGCCATGGTCGCTTTCGCCAAAGAAGAAGCCTTTGATTATGTGGTCGTCGCCCAGGATGATCCCCTGGCGCTGGGCATGGTGGACGCTCTGGCCGAGGTTGGCATCCCGGCTTTCGGTCCCGACAAGGCGGCTGCCCGTATCGAAGCCAGCAAGGTGTTCAGCAAGAACCTGATGCAGAAATACGGCATTCCCACCGCCGATTACGCAGTGTTTGATGATCCCGCCAAAGTCATTGCCTACGTGGAGGAGAAGAACAAATACCCCGTGGTCATCAAGGCCGACGGTCTGGCGCTGGGCAAAGGCGTTCTGATCTGCCAGAACCACGAGGATGTGACGGAGGCCGTGAAGGAGATCATGCTGGACAAGAAGTTCGGCGCTTCCGGCAACCATGTGGTGGTGGAAGAGTTCCTTACCGGCCCCGAAGTCAGCGTGCTGTCCTTCTGTGACGGCAAAACCGTCAAGCCGATGGTCTCCAGCATGGATCATAAGCGTGCGCTGGACGGCGACCAGGGCCTGAACACCGGCGGCATGGGTACCGTGGCCCCCAACCCCTACTACACCCAGGAAGTGGCTGACCGCTGCATGAAGGAGATCTTCCTGCCCACAGTGGCCGCCATGCAGGCCGAAGGGTGCCCCTTCAAAGGCTGCCTCTACTTCGGCCTGATGCTGACGCCCAATGGCCCCAAAGTCATCGAGTACAACTGCCGCTTCGGCGATCCCGAAACCCAGGTAGTTCTGCCCTTGCTGGAAAGTGATCTGCTGACCATCATGCAAGCCACCACCAACGGCACTCTGGCGGAAACCGAAGTCAAGTTCCGCAACGGCGCCGCCGCCTGCGTCATTCTGGCCAGCGGCGGGTATCCCCTCGCCTATGAAAAAGGCAAGGAGATCACCGGTCTCTCTGAGGGTCAGCTGCCCGGCTGTGCCGATGTAACGGTCTACCATGCCGGTACGGCCCTCAAGGACGGCAAGCTGGTCACCAACGGCGGCCGCGTTCTGGGTGTGACTGCCACGGCAGACGCACTGCCCGAGGCCCTGAAAAAGGCCTACGCCGCCAGCGAAAACATCCATTTTGACAAACTGCACAAGCGCAGCGACATCGGTGCCCGCGCACTGGCTGCCATGCAGTAA
- a CDS encoding phosphoribosylformylglycinamidine synthase: MVYRIYVEKKPGFDGEAQGLFHELVDLLGITRLKGLRLINRYDVEGIDEALFQQAIPTVFSEPPVDVTYTELPAASTVFAVEYLPGQFDQRADSASQCIQLLSQGERPDVRSARVYLLDGDLTEEDLAAIKKYVINPVEAREASLAPRETLKMEFAIPTEVETLNGFTALDDGALEAFRTEKGLAMDHADIVFCQDYFKSEHRDPTITEIRLIDTYWSDHCRHTTFGTILDDVQIDDELVQAAFDRYMALREETGRDKKNRTLMDCATIGAKALKQRGILKNLDESEEINACTVKIQCDVDGELQDWLFLFKNETHNHPTEIEPFGGAATCIGGAIRDPLSGRSYVYQAMRVTGAGDPLKPVSETMPGKLPQRKLVTTAAAGYSSYGNQIGLATGQVAELYHPGYVAKRMEIGAVVGATPASHVRREEPAPGDVVILLGGRTGRDGIGGATGSSKAHKLTSLETCGAEVQKGNAPIERKLQRLFRREDACRLIKRCNDFGAGGVSVAIGELADGLRIDLNKVTKKYEGLDGTELAISESQERMAVAVAADDAETFIGYAHEENLEATIVATVTEEKRMREIWNGKAIVDLSREFLNSNGAERHANVHILPGHVWQPQWSGANFEEKMENLVSDLNVCSQKGLGERFDSTIGAATVLMPYGGKYQLTPTMAMVAKLPVDGETTTCSGMAWGFNPYLTEADPYRGAYLAVVESVTKLVCAGFHHKDMYLTFQEYFEHMNDDPTRWGKPLAALLGALDAQMGLGIASIGGKDSMSGSFEGLDVPPTLVSFATAIGNVKDVQSAEFKKANSSVVMLRPQYKDGLPEIGSLIAIYKTVEQMIDEGKVLAAATPGYGGVAEALFKMCVGNHVGLQLSNDLNLDDLFQPAYGAVILELLDPAAGEFLGFTTVDYTLEAEGNKIDLARLQELWEAKLEPVFPYRKKGDKVQALSYECSMTDRVAPAVRLATPRVIIPVFPGTNCEYDTARAFRRAGGDPHILVLKNLTPADVAESCEALVKELDEAQILMLPGGFSGGDEPDGSAKFITAFFRAPAVADAVNRLLNQRDGLALGICNGFQALIKLGLVPYGEIRPITENDPTLTFNTIHRHQSMLVRTRIASNKSPWLSECDVNDEHLIAISHGEGRFVCNDELLQQLIANGQVATQYVDLTCQPTMDLRYNPNGSVLAIEGITSPDGRVLGKMGHSERTGNQLYKNVTGDKYQPIFEGGVNYFKL, from the coding sequence ATGGTATATCGCATTTATGTTGAGAAGAAGCCCGGCTTCGACGGCGAAGCCCAGGGGCTGTTCCATGAGCTGGTAGACCTGCTGGGCATTACCCGGCTGAAAGGTCTGCGGCTGATCAATCGCTACGACGTAGAGGGCATCGATGAGGCCCTTTTCCAGCAGGCTATCCCCACTGTGTTCAGCGAACCCCCTGTGGACGTGACCTACACCGAGCTGCCTGCGGCCTCCACGGTCTTTGCCGTGGAGTATCTGCCCGGCCAGTTCGATCAGCGCGCCGATTCCGCCAGCCAGTGCATCCAGCTGCTGAGCCAGGGTGAGCGCCCCGACGTGCGCAGTGCCCGCGTGTATCTGCTGGACGGTGATCTGACCGAAGAGGATCTGGCTGCCATCAAGAAATATGTCATCAACCCGGTGGAAGCCCGGGAAGCCAGCCTGGCGCCGCGCGAGACCCTGAAGATGGAGTTTGCCATCCCCACCGAGGTGGAGACACTCAACGGCTTTACCGCGCTGGATGACGGCGCGCTGGAGGCTTTCCGCACCGAGAAGGGCCTGGCCATGGACCACGCCGATATTGTTTTCTGCCAGGATTACTTCAAGAGCGAGCATCGTGACCCCACCATCACCGAGATCCGTCTGATCGACACCTACTGGTCCGATCATTGCCGTCACACCACCTTCGGCACCATCCTCGACGATGTACAGATCGACGACGAGCTGGTCCAGGCTGCTTTTGACCGCTACATGGCTTTGCGTGAGGAGACCGGCCGCGACAAGAAGAACCGGACCCTCATGGACTGCGCCACCATCGGCGCCAAGGCACTGAAGCAGCGCGGCATCCTGAAGAATCTGGACGAGAGCGAGGAGATCAACGCCTGCACCGTCAAGATCCAGTGCGACGTGGACGGCGAACTGCAGGACTGGCTGTTCCTTTTCAAGAACGAAACCCACAACCATCCCACCGAAATCGAGCCTTTCGGCGGCGCGGCCACCTGCATCGGCGGCGCCATCCGCGATCCCCTGTCCGGCCGCAGCTATGTCTACCAGGCCATGCGCGTCACCGGTGCCGGCGATCCGCTGAAACCCGTCTCCGAGACGATGCCCGGCAAACTGCCCCAGCGCAAACTGGTCACCACCGCTGCCGCCGGCTATTCCAGCTACGGCAACCAGATTGGTCTGGCTACCGGTCAGGTTGCGGAGCTCTATCATCCCGGCTACGTGGCCAAGCGCATGGAGATCGGTGCCGTGGTTGGCGCCACTCCTGCCAGCCATGTCCGCCGTGAGGAGCCCGCGCCCGGCGACGTGGTCATCCTGCTGGGCGGCCGTACCGGCCGCGACGGCATCGGCGGCGCCACCGGATCCTCCAAGGCCCATAAGCTTACCAGTCTGGAAACCTGCGGTGCTGAGGTCCAGAAAGGCAACGCCCCCATCGAGCGCAAACTGCAGCGTCTGTTCCGCCGTGAGGATGCCTGCCGCCTGATCAAGCGCTGCAACGACTTTGGCGCCGGCGGTGTTTCCGTTGCCATCGGCGAATTGGCCGACGGCCTGCGCATCGATCTGAACAAGGTCACCAAGAAGTATGAGGGCCTGGACGGCACCGAACTGGCCATCAGTGAGAGCCAGGAGCGCATGGCTGTGGCCGTGGCTGCCGACGATGCCGAGACTTTCATCGGCTACGCTCACGAGGAAAACCTGGAAGCCACCATTGTGGCTACGGTCACCGAAGAAAAGCGTATGCGTGAGATCTGGAACGGCAAAGCCATCGTCGATCTGTCCCGCGAGTTCCTGAACTCCAACGGTGCCGAGCGCCACGCCAACGTCCATATCCTGCCGGGCCATGTCTGGCAGCCCCAGTGGTCCGGCGCCAACTTCGAAGAGAAGATGGAGAATCTGGTTTCTGACCTCAACGTCTGCAGCCAGAAGGGCCTGGGCGAACGGTTTGACTCCACCATCGGTGCAGCCACCGTACTGATGCCCTATGGCGGCAAGTACCAGCTGACCCCGACCATGGCCATGGTCGCCAAGCTGCCGGTGGATGGTGAAACCACCACCTGTTCCGGTATGGCCTGGGGCTTCAACCCCTACCTGACCGAGGCGGATCCTTACCGCGGCGCCTACCTGGCTGTGGTGGAAAGCGTGACCAAACTGGTCTGCGCCGGCTTCCACCACAAAGACATGTATCTGACCTTCCAGGAATACTTTGAGCATATGAACGATGACCCGACCCGCTGGGGCAAGCCCTTGGCCGCCCTGCTGGGCGCGCTGGATGCGCAGATGGGCCTGGGCATCGCCTCCATCGGCGGCAAGGACTCCATGTCCGGCAGCTTCGAAGGATTGGATGTTCCCCCGACGCTGGTCAGCTTTGCCACCGCCATCGGCAACGTGAAGGATGTGCAGAGCGCTGAATTCAAGAAAGCCAACAGCTCGGTCGTCATGCTGCGTCCCCAGTACAAGGACGGCCTGCCGGAGATCGGCAGCCTGATCGCCATCTACAAGACGGTGGAGCAGATGATCGACGAAGGCAAGGTCCTGGCTGCCGCCACGCCCGGTTACGGCGGTGTGGCTGAGGCGCTGTTCAAGATGTGCGTGGGCAACCACGTGGGTCTGCAGCTGAGCAACGACCTCAACCTGGACGACCTCTTCCAGCCTGCTTACGGCGCCGTCATCCTGGAGCTGCTGGATCCTGCCGCCGGTGAATTCCTGGGCTTCACCACCGTGGACTACACGCTGGAAGCCGAAGGCAACAAGATCGATCTGGCCCGCCTGCAGGAATTGTGGGAAGCCAAGCTCGAGCCGGTCTTCCCCTACCGTAAGAAAGGTGACAAGGTTCAGGCTCTGAGCTATGAGTGCTCCATGACTGATCGCGTAGCGCCCGCTGTTCGTCTGGCTACCCCTCGCGTGATTATCCCGGTCTTCCCGGGCACCAACTGTGAGTACGATACGGCTCGTGCGTTCCGTCGCGCCGGTGGTGATCCTCACATTCTGGTGCTGAAGAACCTGACCCCCGCCGACGTAGCCGAAAGCTGCGAAGCGCTGGTCAAGGAGCTGGACGAGGCCCAAATCCTCATGCTGCCGGGCGGCTTCTCCGGCGGCGACGAGCCGGACGGCTCCGCTAAGTTCATCACGGCATTCTTCCGTGCGCCCGCCGTGGCCGATGCCGTCAACCGTCTGCTCAATCAGCGTGACGGTCTGGCGCTGGGTATCTGCAACGGCTTCCAGGCTCTCATCAAGCTGGGCCTTGTCCCCTATGGTGAGATCCGCCCCATCACGGAAAATGATCCGACGCTGACTTTCAACACCATCCATCGTCACCAGAGCATGCTGGTCCGTACCCGCATTGCCAGCAACAAGAGCCCCTGGTTGAGCGAGTGCGATGTCAACGACGAGCATCTGATTGCCATCAGCCACGGCGAGGGCCGCTTTGTCTGCAACGACGAACTGCTTCAGCAGCTCATCGCCAACGGCCAGGTCGCCACCCAGTATGTGGATCTCACCTGCCAGCCGACCATGGATCTGCGCTACAACCCCAACGGTTCTGTGCTGGCCATCGAAGGCATCACCAGCCCCGACGGCCGCGTGCTGGGCAAGATGGGTCACAGCGAACGTACCGGCAACCAGCTGTACAAGAACGTGACCGGCGACAAGTACCAGCCGATCTTCGAGGGCGGCGTCAACTACTTCAAGCTGTAA
- the purB gene encoding adenylosuccinate lyase, which translates to MAQHDRYISPFSTRYASDEMQYIFSDDNKFRTWRKLWIALAKAEQKQGLAITDEQIAELEAHKDDINYEDAIAREKLVRHDVMSHVYAYGLQCPKAKGIIHLGATSCYVGDNTDVIIMREALQLVRKKIIGVLANLAKFAEQYKDMPCLAYTHCQPAQLTTVGKRATLWMNELYMDLEEIDHQISQLALRGVKGTTGTQASFMELFNGDSAKVKAVEADVCAQMGFAKVVPVCGQTYSRKVDYNVLSAVAGLGQSAMKMATDIRLLANFKEMEEPFEKNQIGSSAMPYKRNPMRCERICALSRYLMVDVLNPAMTAGTQWFERTLDDSANKRIAMAEGFLAADAILNILLNVSDGLVVYPKVIRARVMAELPFMASENIMMKAVKKGGDRQELHERLREHAVAAAAVVKQEGMPNDMIARVEADPAFGLSREEIEAELSPEAFTGRAPEQVEEYLRDVIAPVLAANAEDIGQKVELNV; encoded by the coding sequence ATGGCACAACATGACCGCTATATCTCTCCGTTCAGCACCCGCTATGCTTCGGATGAGATGCAGTATATTTTCTCCGACGACAACAAGTTCCGTACCTGGCGCAAACTGTGGATCGCATTGGCCAAGGCCGAACAGAAACAGGGTCTGGCTATCACTGACGAGCAGATTGCCGAGCTGGAAGCTCACAAAGACGACATCAACTATGAGGATGCCATCGCCCGGGAAAAGCTTGTGCGCCACGACGTGATGAGCCATGTCTACGCCTACGGCCTGCAGTGCCCCAAGGCAAAGGGCATCATCCATCTGGGTGCCACCAGCTGCTATGTAGGCGACAATACCGATGTGATCATCATGCGGGAAGCCCTGCAGCTGGTCCGCAAGAAGATCATCGGTGTACTGGCCAATCTCGCCAAGTTCGCCGAGCAGTACAAGGATATGCCCTGCCTGGCCTACACCCACTGCCAGCCCGCTCAGCTGACCACCGTCGGCAAGCGCGCTACCCTGTGGATGAACGAGCTCTATATGGATCTGGAAGAGATTGACCACCAGATCAGCCAGCTGGCGCTGCGCGGCGTAAAGGGAACCACCGGTACCCAGGCCAGCTTCATGGAACTGTTCAACGGCGATTCTGCCAAAGTCAAGGCCGTGGAAGCGGATGTATGCGCCCAGATGGGCTTTGCCAAGGTCGTGCCGGTCTGCGGCCAGACTTACAGCCGCAAGGTGGATTACAACGTGCTGTCCGCTGTGGCAGGCCTGGGCCAGAGTGCCATGAAGATGGCCACCGACATCCGTCTCCTGGCCAACTTCAAGGAGATGGAAGAGCCCTTTGAAAAGAACCAGATCGGTTCTTCCGCCATGCCCTACAAGCGCAATCCCATGCGCTGCGAGCGCATCTGCGCGCTGAGCCGTTACCTTATGGTGGATGTGCTCAATCCCGCCATGACCGCCGGCACCCAGTGGTTTGAGCGTACCCTGGATGATTCCGCCAACAAGCGCATTGCCATGGCGGAAGGGTTCCTGGCTGCCGATGCCATCCTGAACATCCTGCTCAATGTTTCTGATGGCCTGGTGGTTTACCCGAAAGTCATCCGTGCCCGCGTGATGGCAGAACTTCCCTTTATGGCCAGCGAGAACATCATGATGAAAGCCGTCAAGAAGGGCGGTGACCGCCAGGAGCTGCATGAACGCCTGCGCGAACATGCGGTGGCTGCGGCGGCTGTGGTCAAGCAGGAAGGCATGCCCAACGATATGATTGCCCGTGTGGAGGCCGATCCCGCGTTCGGCCTGAGCCGCGAAGAGATCGAGGCGGAACTGAGCCCCGAAGCCTTTACCGGTCGTGCGCCTGAACAGGTGGAGGAATATCTCCGGGATGTCATTGCCCCTGTACTGGCTGCCAACGCCGAGGATATTGGTCAGAAAGTGGAGCTGAACGTCTGA